A window of the Deltaproteobacteria bacterium genome harbors these coding sequences:
- a CDS encoding TolC family protein, which yields MAPFVKSSKALTLCFILAISSLVPSPAKGEGPIVFDLGDCIARALEHNRKVEAGHETVKKAFARIKETKALAWPEVKANADYTYVGDVKNYAFGPNAFAMEQDNYRLGLTLDQKLYAPEVFEAVKASKSYAGQAEMEFEIIRADVVTEVKKAYYYYLYTKTMIVVTEESVAQLERHASDVKTRYEVGLATDFDVLRAEVQLANSIPALTRNKNAFVLAEKNLKSQLAMEKEETVLIEGALQYASMEITIDEALELAFSKRPEIAFLDYSIKNLEQSVEVSRKEAYPSLSMNGSYSYANDDMDIRGEAQWGTSWTVGLSLKATLFDGWGNKARIAQKSSDVKRGKIEKNELMSTIDIEVRTALSRMAEVRELIQSQEKNIENAARAFEIAETGNLNGVVSELEVLDAQLALTQARSNYKEAVYDWLIARTELERAMGTVLLNWQ from the coding sequence TTGGCACCATTTGTCAAATCATCAAAAGCGCTCACGCTTTGTTTTATTCTGGCGATTTCTTCTTTGGTCCCTTCTCCTGCAAAAGGTGAAGGGCCCATCGTCTTTGACCTTGGAGACTGTATTGCCAGGGCCCTTGAACATAACCGTAAAGTGGAAGCAGGGCATGAAACAGTGAAAAAAGCCTTTGCCCGGATAAAGGAGACAAAGGCGCTTGCCTGGCCGGAAGTAAAGGCCAATGCCGATTATACCTATGTAGGTGATGTTAAGAATTATGCCTTCGGCCCCAATGCCTTTGCCATGGAACAGGATAATTACCGGCTGGGTCTTACTCTTGACCAGAAACTTTACGCTCCCGAAGTTTTTGAGGCCGTCAAGGCGTCAAAGAGTTATGCCGGCCAGGCTGAAATGGAGTTTGAAATTATCAGGGCCGATGTAGTGACGGAGGTGAAGAAGGCCTATTATTACTACCTTTATACAAAGACCATGATCGTTGTCACTGAAGAATCGGTAGCCCAGCTTGAGCGGCATGCAAGCGATGTTAAGACCCGTTACGAAGTGGGACTGGCTACTGATTTCGATGTGTTGAGGGCAGAAGTGCAGCTTGCCAATTCCATTCCGGCGCTGACGCGAAATAAAAATGCCTTTGTTCTGGCTGAAAAGAACCTCAAATCTCAACTGGCCATGGAAAAGGAGGAAACTGTTCTCATTGAGGGCGCGCTTCAGTACGCTTCCATGGAAATAACTATTGATGAGGCGCTGGAGCTTGCTTTTTCAAAAAGGCCGGAAATTGCCTTCCTCGATTATTCCATAAAAAATCTCGAACAGAGCGTTGAAGTAAGCCGCAAGGAGGCCTACCCCTCTCTCTCCATGAACGGCTCCTACAGTTACGCCAATGATGATATGGACATAAGGGGAGAGGCCCAATGGGGAACGAGCTGGACTGTCGGGCTCAGTCTTAAGGCAACCCTTTTTGACGGTTGGGGCAATAAGGCGAGGATTGCACAGAAAAGCAGTGATGTTAAAAGGGGAAAGATAGAAAAAAATGAACTCATGAGCACTATCGACATTGAAGTGAGAACAGCGCTGAGTCGTATGGCGGAAGTGAGGGAATTGATTCAGTCACAGGAAAAAAACATTGAAAATGCCGCCAGGGCCTTTGAAATTGCCGAGACAGGTAATCTCAATGGTGTTGTTAGTGAACTTGAAGTTCTTGATGCGCAACTGGCGCTGACACAGGCGAGAAGCAATTACAAAGAGGCCGTTTATGACTGGCTTATAGCACGGACGGAGCTGGAAAGGGCCATGGGGACGGTTTTGTTAAATTGGCAATAG
- the lgt gene encoding prolipoprotein diacylglyceryl transferase: MQPIIFQIGDFAVRGYGLMAALGFMAGIWIASREAQRLGENKERIMDMAFYMVLAAIIGSRVLHVMVEWKYFLQHPGEIVKIWEGGLVFYGGLVGAVMVGSYYIRKHSMAFWKTADIFAVGIPLGHAFGRFGCFMAGCCYGYATDLPWAVEFSDTNSLAPLHEHLHPTQLYSSLNNLTIFALIFLMRKSKKIDGQLALTYVFLYSVTRGIIELFRGDDRGTIYGGYISTAQGIGIVLAISAIVAMVYLGKKAAVKKSSSA; encoded by the coding sequence ATGCAGCCTATCATATTCCAGATTGGTGATTTTGCCGTCAGGGGATACGGCCTCATGGCGGCCCTTGGTTTCATGGCCGGTATATGGATCGCTTCCCGTGAAGCCCAAAGGCTCGGTGAAAATAAGGAGCGCATCATGGACATGGCCTTTTACATGGTCCTGGCTGCCATCATCGGTTCCAGGGTGCTTCACGTTATGGTCGAGTGGAAATATTTTTTACAACATCCCGGGGAGATTGTAAAGATATGGGAAGGGGGGCTTGTTTTTTACGGTGGTCTCGTCGGCGCCGTCATGGTTGGCTCTTACTATATCCGGAAGCATTCCATGGCTTTCTGGAAAACAGCTGACATTTTTGCCGTCGGTATTCCGCTTGGTCATGCCTTTGGTCGATTCGGCTGTTTTATGGCTGGTTGCTGCTACGGTTACGCAACCGATCTTCCCTGGGCTGTCGAATTTAGCGATACCAATTCTCTGGCGCCTCTTCATGAGCATCTGCATCCAACCCAGTTGTACAGTTCACTTAATAACCTCACTATTTTTGCCCTTATCTTTCTCATGAGAAAAAGCAAAAAAATTGACGGACAACTTGCCCTCACCTATGTTTTCCTTTATTCTGTTACGAGAGGAATTATCGAGTTATTCCGCGGTGACGACAGAGGAACGATTTATGGAGGCTACATTTCCACGGCACAGGGGATAGGCATTGTACTGGCGATTTCGGCCATTGTTGCAATGGTCTATCTCGGTAAAAAGGCCGCTGTAAAGAAGAGCTCATCTGCATAA
- the ileS gene encoding isoleucine--tRNA ligase: MDYKETLNLPGTDFPMKANLANKEPLTQEKWESIDIYQKLRESSKGRKKYVLHDGPPYANGNIHIGHAVNKILKDIIVKSRQMEGYDAPYIPGWDCHGLPIELQVEKKLGKKKHDVTKSEARKLCRDYAEKYVGIQREDFKRLGVFGEWDAPYLTMSYDYEATIVRELGKFMESGSLYKGKKPVHWCASCRTALAEAEVEYDDHESPSIFVKFPVKSDISAKVPELKGKKVSIVIWTTTPWTIPANMAVCLHPDFNYAAVEVAGEVLVVAEDLVEKCMADFGMEGYLTVTAFRGSEIENEVCNHPFLERDSLVVSGNHVTLEAGTGCVHTAPGHGHDDYVVGLKYGLDIYNPVGNNGVYKDDVQFFAGEHVFKANPLVVEKLKEVGALICVNKLSHSYPHCWRCKKPILFRATDQWFISMEKNDLRKKALHEINKVEWIPSWGKGRIYGMVENRPDWCLSRQRAWGVPITAFRCKACEEMIMDKEVIGHIAQMVEKESADVWFDKEVAELLPAGYKCPSCSATDFEKEEDILDVWFDSGVSHSVVLEQREGHSWPADLYLEGSDQHRGWFHSSLLASVGTRGKAPYKAVLTHGFVVDGAGKKMSKSFGNVIAPQEVIKKYGADILRLWVAAEDYRDDIRISEEILKRCSEAYRRIRNTARYILGNIDDFDNTKDMLPYSELEALDRWALHRLNLLTGKVLNSYETFEFHQIYHSVHNFCSIDMSAFYLDILKDRLYTSGKRSKGRRSAQTVLFEILNAIARLIAPVLGFTSEEIWSYIPDYEGKEESIHLAAFPQVKEAWNDEALGEKWERLIGIRSDVSKALELARREKVIGHSLDAAVLIDADEETLSFIKGFEPELNRIFIVSAASAGIGEGEPTYVSEEIDGLEVYVSSASGEKCERCWNYDDQTGSNEKGLNVCPRCYEVVEGIG; encoded by the coding sequence TTGGATTACAAAGAGACTCTCAATCTTCCCGGGACAGACTTCCCTATGAAGGCAAACCTTGCCAACAAGGAGCCTCTTACACAGGAGAAGTGGGAAAGTATCGATATATACCAAAAACTGAGGGAGAGCTCGAAAGGAAGGAAGAAATATGTCCTTCACGATGGCCCGCCTTATGCCAATGGAAATATTCACATTGGTCATGCAGTAAATAAAATCCTCAAAGACATCATTGTCAAGTCGAGACAGATGGAGGGCTATGATGCGCCCTATATTCCCGGTTGGGACTGTCACGGTCTTCCCATTGAGTTGCAGGTAGAAAAAAAGCTGGGCAAGAAAAAGCATGATGTCACCAAGAGTGAGGCAAGAAAGCTCTGTCGCGATTATGCCGAAAAGTATGTAGGTATCCAGCGTGAAGATTTTAAACGTCTCGGCGTTTTTGGTGAGTGGGATGCGCCTTATCTCACCATGAGCTATGACTATGAAGCAACTATCGTGAGAGAACTTGGAAAGTTCATGGAAAGCGGCTCTCTCTATAAAGGGAAAAAGCCTGTTCACTGGTGCGCTTCCTGCCGGACGGCGCTGGCCGAGGCGGAAGTCGAATATGACGACCATGAGTCACCTTCTATCTTTGTAAAGTTTCCTGTAAAATCTGATATTTCAGCCAAAGTGCCTGAACTAAAGGGGAAAAAGGTATCCATCGTTATATGGACGACAACACCCTGGACCATTCCTGCCAACATGGCAGTTTGTCTCCACCCTGATTTTAACTATGCTGCTGTGGAAGTTGCAGGTGAAGTCCTTGTCGTTGCAGAAGACCTGGTTGAAAAGTGTATGGCTGATTTCGGTATGGAAGGCTATTTGACGGTAACGGCCTTCAGGGGGAGCGAAATTGAGAATGAAGTCTGCAATCATCCCTTCCTGGAAAGGGATTCCCTTGTAGTCAGTGGGAATCACGTTACTCTCGAGGCCGGTACAGGCTGTGTTCATACAGCGCCGGGTCATGGTCATGATGACTATGTGGTGGGCCTCAAATACGGCCTCGATATATATAATCCTGTCGGGAATAACGGTGTTTACAAGGATGACGTTCAATTTTTTGCCGGTGAACATGTATTCAAGGCCAATCCGCTTGTGGTGGAAAAGCTGAAAGAGGTGGGAGCCCTTATTTGTGTTAACAAGCTGTCTCACTCCTATCCGCACTGCTGGCGATGCAAAAAACCGATACTCTTCAGAGCAACCGACCAGTGGTTTATTTCTATGGAGAAAAATGATCTCCGTAAAAAAGCGCTTCATGAAATCAACAAGGTTGAGTGGATTCCTTCCTGGGGAAAGGGGAGGATTTACGGTATGGTGGAAAACCGGCCCGACTGGTGTCTCTCAAGGCAAAGGGCCTGGGGTGTGCCTATTACTGCTTTCAGGTGCAAAGCTTGTGAAGAGATGATCATGGATAAAGAAGTTATCGGGCATATTGCCCAAATGGTAGAGAAAGAGAGCGCCGACGTCTGGTTTGACAAAGAAGTTGCCGAACTTCTTCCTGCCGGCTACAAATGCCCTTCATGCAGCGCGACAGATTTTGAAAAGGAAGAAGATATTCTCGATGTCTGGTTTGACTCCGGTGTGAGCCACAGTGTCGTTCTTGAACAGCGGGAAGGCCATAGCTGGCCGGCCGACCTTTATCTTGAAGGGAGCGATCAGCACAGGGGATGGTTCCATTCATCGCTGCTGGCCTCTGTCGGCACGAGAGGAAAAGCGCCCTACAAAGCGGTCCTTACCCATGGTTTTGTCGTTGACGGCGCGGGCAAGAAAATGTCCAAATCCTTCGGGAACGTTATTGCGCCTCAGGAGGTAATCAAGAAGTACGGCGCCGATATTTTGAGGCTCTGGGTGGCGGCGGAAGATTACCGTGATGACATCAGGATTTCCGAAGAGATCCTCAAACGTTGCTCCGAAGCCTACCGCAGGATAAGAAACACGGCGAGATACATACTGGGCAACATCGATGATTTTGACAATACTAAAGATATGCTTCCCTATTCAGAGCTTGAAGCGCTTGACAGGTGGGCCCTGCATAGACTGAACCTGCTTACGGGGAAAGTTCTTAATTCTTACGAGACCTTCGAGTTTCACCAGATCTATCACTCGGTGCATAACTTCTGCTCCATCGATATGAGCGCCTTCTACCTCGATATACTGAAAGACAGGCTCTATACATCGGGCAAAAGATCGAAGGGTCGGCGTTCGGCCCAGACCGTCCTCTTTGAGATACTTAACGCCATTGCAAGGCTTATTGCGCCTGTTCTTGGTTTTACATCGGAAGAGATCTGGTCCTATATACCTGACTATGAGGGCAAGGAAGAATCAATTCATCTTGCAGCCTTTCCGCAAGTCAAAGAGGCGTGGAACGATGAAGCCCTGGGTGAAAAGTGGGAGCGTCTTATCGGTATCAGGAGTGATGTTTCCAAGGCCCTCGAACTGGCAAGACGGGAGAAGGTTATTGGTCACTCTCTCGATGCCGCTGTGCTCATTGATGCAGATGAAGAGACTTTAAGCTTTATTAAAGGTTTCGAACCCGAGCTTAACAGGATATTTATCGTTTCAGCAGCTTCGGCAGGAATCGGGGAAGGTGAGCCCACTTACGTAAGTGAAGAGATTGACGGATTAGAAGTCTACGTCTCTTCCGCTTCCGGTGAGAAATGTGAGCGCTGCTGGAACTATGATGATCAAACGGGGTCTAACGAAAAAGGGTTGAACGTTTGTCCCAGATGCTACGAGGTTGTCGAAGGGATTGGATAA
- a CDS encoding efflux RND transporter permease subunit codes for MFITDISIKRSTAVFVMVFIIIVTGSSSYMSLPREASPDITIPVIIVSTPYFGVSPSDMETLVTQPIEQELKNIGDVKEITSSSSEGISSITIEFEPNTDIDSALQKVRDKVDVAKTELPDDAEEPVIQEINFSDFPVMIVNISGDYGLERLKGIAEDLEDKIEGITGVLSVTVTGGLEREVKVNLDPEKLRYYNLSVKDVIDTIKDENLTIPGGSIDIGSYKYLVRVPGEFEATSIIENLILKSIDGRPIYMRDVAHVMYGFKEPTSHARLNGIQCVSLSITKRSGENLIRMADEIKELLETEKEKYPSGVTFSITADASNDIRKMVDDLENNIISGLILVLLVLLAFLGFRTSLFVALAIPFSMLISFFVLQSLGFTLNMVVLFSLILALGMLVDNAIVIVENIYRHGEEGLDMTMAAKRGTSEVAMPVIIATITTLCAFFPMIFWPGIMGEFMNYLPKTLIVTLSASLFVALVINPVFCAKLLRVKKREGSIGDRSDHKVLVRWYKVSITYALKYPLVTLLVSVMTLVVVVILYIFLGKGVEFFPDTDPSKIFIEIEAPLGTRLDVTNEITRSAEKGVGNYPDIKHYVANSGVSTGKFDMGGSSDGGPANKARISVDFVDMEKRSRSSELTSDDIRKNVMKISGALIKVQKERHGPPTGAPVNIEISGDNYEKLGQLSESAMKIIENVAGVVDLDDDYKVGNPEVKIWIDREKAALYDLTTRKIANTIRTAIRGTEASTYREFENEYDITVRFREEKRSSIQDIKDIVIAHEGRQVPLSNIANIELSSGPGSIMRKDLKRVVTVTADVEGRLKTKALAEVQEKLKKLGLPAGYSIDYTGEQEEQKKAEDFLKRAFVLAVLMIAFMLVLEFNSLVTSSIIMFSVILSMIGVFVGLIITQTPFGIIMTGIGVISLAGVVVNNAIVLLDYVIQLRERGIEKMDAIITAGMTRLRPVLLTAVTTILGLIPMATGFYFDFKKMHWITGSESAQWWGPMAVAVIFGLAFATVLTLLVVPVLYLVLDNLSEKMKKMLKP; via the coding sequence TTGTTTATAACCGATATTTCCATAAAACGTTCGACGGCCGTCTTTGTCATGGTTTTCATCATTATTGTGACAGGAAGTTCGTCTTATATGAGTCTGCCCAGGGAAGCTTCGCCGGACATAACCATTCCCGTTATTATTGTATCGACGCCTTATTTTGGCGTATCTCCTTCCGATATGGAGACGCTTGTTACTCAACCCATCGAACAGGAACTCAAAAACATTGGCGATGTGAAGGAGATCACTTCCTCCTCCAGTGAAGGCATATCGTCTATTACCATCGAATTTGAACCGAATACGGATATTGACAGCGCCCTGCAAAAAGTCCGGGACAAGGTGGATGTGGCAAAAACGGAGCTTCCTGATGATGCGGAAGAGCCCGTCATCCAGGAAATCAACTTCTCCGATTTTCCCGTTATGATTGTCAATATTTCCGGTGATTACGGGCTTGAGAGACTAAAGGGGATTGCTGAAGACCTTGAGGACAAGATTGAAGGCATTACCGGTGTTCTCAGTGTAACTGTAACGGGAGGCCTTGAAAGGGAAGTCAAGGTTAATCTGGATCCTGAAAAACTTCGCTATTATAACCTGTCGGTGAAAGATGTTATCGACACCATCAAAGATGAAAACCTGACTATCCCCGGCGGCAGTATCGATATTGGAAGCTATAAATACCTCGTCAGGGTTCCGGGAGAGTTTGAAGCGACAAGCATCATCGAAAATCTTATTCTTAAAAGTATCGATGGCCGTCCCATTTATATGCGGGATGTGGCTCATGTAATGTACGGATTCAAAGAACCGACCAGTCATGCAAGATTAAATGGAATTCAGTGCGTTTCCCTTTCCATTACAAAAAGGAGTGGCGAAAACCTTATCCGTATGGCTGATGAGATCAAGGAACTGCTTGAAACTGAAAAAGAGAAGTATCCTTCGGGCGTCACCTTCTCCATTACGGCCGATGCGTCTAACGATATACGCAAAATGGTCGATGATCTGGAAAATAATATTATTTCCGGCCTCATTCTCGTATTGCTTGTTCTTCTTGCCTTCCTGGGGTTCAGGACCTCTCTCTTTGTCGCTCTGGCGATTCCCTTTTCCATGTTGATTTCCTTTTTTGTCCTTCAGTCACTTGGCTTTACTCTTAACATGGTTGTCCTCTTCAGTCTCATCCTGGCGCTGGGAATGCTTGTCGATAATGCCATCGTTATCGTAGAGAATATCTACCGTCACGGGGAAGAGGGGCTTGACATGACAATGGCGGCAAAAAGGGGGACTTCGGAAGTGGCCATGCCTGTCATTATCGCCACTATTACCACGTTGTGCGCCTTTTTTCCCATGATTTTCTGGCCCGGTATTATGGGAGAGTTTATGAATTATCTGCCCAAAACCCTTATCGTTACCTTGTCGGCATCACTCTTTGTGGCCCTTGTCATTAATCCTGTTTTTTGTGCCAAGCTGCTCAGGGTAAAAAAACGTGAAGGTTCCATCGGTGACCGGTCTGATCATAAGGTCCTTGTCCGCTGGTATAAGGTATCTATCACCTATGCTCTCAAGTACCCCCTTGTCACTCTCCTTGTTTCCGTCATGACCCTTGTTGTCGTAGTCATCCTTTATATATTTCTCGGCAAGGGGGTAGAATTTTTCCCTGATACGGACCCAAGCAAGATATTTATAGAGATTGAAGCGCCGCTGGGCACGAGGCTCGATGTGACCAATGAAATAACGAGATCGGCTGAAAAAGGTGTCGGCAACTATCCCGATATTAAACATTATGTGGCCAACAGCGGCGTTTCTACAGGAAAGTTCGACATGGGGGGAAGCAGTGACGGGGGGCCTGCCAACAAGGCAAGGATTTCCGTTGACTTTGTCGATATGGAAAAAAGGAGCAGGTCTTCCGAGCTTACTTCCGACGATATCCGGAAAAATGTGATGAAAATTTCCGGCGCCCTTATTAAGGTGCAAAAAGAGAGGCACGGTCCGCCCACGGGCGCTCCCGTAAATATAGAAATTTCGGGTGATAATTATGAAAAGCTCGGTCAATTGTCTGAATCGGCCATGAAAATAATTGAGAACGTTGCCGGTGTTGTTGATTTAGATGATGATTACAAGGTAGGGAACCCCGAAGTAAAGATCTGGATAGATAGGGAAAAAGCGGCCCTTTATGACCTGACGACGAGGAAAATTGCCAATACGATCCGCACGGCCATCAGGGGAACAGAGGCTTCTACGTACCGTGAATTTGAAAATGAGTACGATATTACGGTCCGTTTCAGGGAGGAAAAACGTTCCTCAATACAGGATATTAAAGATATCGTCATTGCACATGAAGGCAGGCAGGTTCCACTTTCCAATATAGCGAATATTGAGCTTTCCAGCGGTCCCGGAAGCATTATGCGAAAAGACCTGAAACGGGTGGTCACAGTGACGGCTGATGTTGAAGGACGCCTCAAAACGAAGGCTTTGGCCGAAGTGCAGGAGAAGCTAAAGAAACTTGGCCTTCCGGCCGGTTATTCTATTGACTATACGGGGGAGCAGGAAGAACAGAAAAAGGCGGAAGATTTTCTAAAAAGGGCCTTTGTTCTTGCCGTCCTCATGATTGCCTTCATGCTGGTCCTCGAATTTAATTCCCTTGTTACCTCAAGCATCATCATGTTTTCCGTTATCCTTTCCATGATAGGTGTTTTTGTGGGGCTCATTATTACGCAGACTCCTTTCGGTATTATTATGACCGGTATCGGTGTTATTAGTCTGGCGGGGGTAGTCGTAAATAATGCCATTGTTCTCCTCGATTATGTGATTCAGTTGAGAGAGCGGGGAATTGAAAAAATGGATGCCATTATAACAGCGGGTATGACGAGGTTGAGACCGGTCCTGCTTACGGCTGTCACAACCATATTGGGGCTTATTCCCATGGCGACGGGTTTTTATTTTGATTTTAAAAAGATGCACTGGATAACAGGGAGTGAAAGTGCGCAGTGGTGGGGGCCCATGGCTGTGGCCGTCATTTTTGGCCTCGCCTTTGCCACAGTGCTTACCCTTCTTGTTGTACCTGTTCTCTATCTTGTCCTCGATAATTTATCGGAAAAAATGAAGAAAATGCTCAAACCATGA
- the rpsU gene encoding 30S ribosomal protein S21, with protein MEVRVQDNQLERALKDLKRKLAKEGVMKELKKRRFYEKPSVKKKRKQKEARKRRLKTTYRPSFNNR; from the coding sequence TTGGAAGTAAGGGTACAGGATAATCAGCTCGAAAGAGCTTTAAAAGATCTTAAGCGTAAATTGGCCAAGGAAGGCGTTATGAAAGAACTCAAGAAAAGACGCTTTTATGAGAAGCCTTCAGTAAAAAAGAAGAGAAAGCAGAAAGAAGCAAGAAAAAGAAGGCTCAAGACGACCTACCGTCCGTCATTTAATAACAGATAG
- a CDS encoding efflux RND transporter periplasmic adaptor subunit produces the protein MFFTLNDKYKFLLAGIFLFSMVGCKGDDGEKSAAPEEEKEKKAPLVKVLTVGAADFIKKVEFVGSCRAKTVVMVSSEEPGLVKRTYFDKGEKVKKGAILIGLDDALLKASLKELEASYEIERLNHEKLLALKKGRGAVTDFDLRNALLKTDMAGARVENLKAQLKKKKIFSPIEGVVEVKHVEEGEYVTPGKAVATLADLSTVKVEVAIAEKDLSYFTVGTVAEVVFNAYGGEVFKGTIDYISPQVERKAGTFLVEITLKNDKNRFKPGMMARVKLVKERCEDCLLVPQDAILDDVKGRSLFIVTKEGVAERRPVLLGEMENERIVVISGVSEGERVVVVGQRNLLPGEKVSIVQ, from the coding sequence ATGTTCTTTACCCTGAATGATAAATATAAATTCCTGCTGGCAGGAATTTTTCTCTTCAGCATGGTTGGCTGCAAGGGGGATGACGGAGAAAAGAGCGCAGCCCCTGAGGAGGAAAAGGAAAAAAAGGCGCCTCTTGTAAAAGTGCTTACCGTCGGGGCGGCAGACTTTATAAAGAAGGTTGAATTTGTCGGTTCCTGTCGGGCAAAGACTGTGGTGATGGTAAGTTCCGAAGAACCGGGGCTTGTCAAGAGGACCTACTTCGATAAGGGAGAGAAGGTAAAAAAGGGGGCCATCCTTATTGGCCTCGATGATGCGTTGCTTAAGGCATCACTCAAGGAACTTGAAGCTTCCTATGAAATAGAGCGCCTTAACCACGAAAAGCTGCTCGCTTTAAAAAAGGGGAGAGGGGCGGTAACCGACTTTGATCTGCGAAATGCGCTTCTCAAAACGGACATGGCCGGAGCAAGAGTTGAAAATCTCAAGGCCCAGCTTAAAAAGAAAAAAATCTTCAGCCCCATTGAGGGGGTGGTTGAAGTGAAGCATGTAGAGGAAGGGGAATATGTAACACCGGGCAAGGCCGTTGCAACCCTTGCCGACCTTTCAACGGTCAAGGTCGAAGTGGCTATTGCCGAAAAGGACCTTTCCTATTTTACCGTCGGTACTGTAGCTGAAGTTGTTTTTAATGCCTATGGGGGGGAGGTCTTTAAAGGAACCATCGACTATATTTCTCCCCAGGTAGAAAGAAAGGCCGGTACTTTCCTCGTTGAAATAACGCTCAAAAATGACAAAAACCGTTTCAAGCCGGGCATGATGGCCCGGGTAAAGCTCGTCAAGGAGCGCTGTGAAGATTGTCTCCTTGTTCCCCAGGATGCTATTTTGGACGATGTGAAAGGGAGGTCCCTCTTTATTGTTACGAAAGAGGGCGTTGCTGAACGAAGGCCTGTTCTTCTTGGAGAGATGGAAAACGAGCGTATTGTCGTTATTTCCGGTGTAAGTGAGGGAGAGAGGGTCGTCGTTGTTGGCCAGCGCAATCTTCTCCCCGGCGAAAAGGTTAGTATCGTCCAATAG
- the lspA gene encoding signal peptidase II, protein MDKKYIPLFTFAPVIIILDQLVKIYVDKTMHLYQSIEVLENFFHITYIRNKGAAFGILSGANESLRVPFFLTVSAIAVVVIIYTIYTYREESPLFPFAMAMILGGAIGNVIDRIRLGEVIDYIDVHWYTHHWPAFNVADSAITAGVVLLIISMLFEHKKAESEEENS, encoded by the coding sequence TTGGATAAAAAATATATACCGCTCTTTACCTTTGCGCCGGTTATTATTATTCTGGACCAGTTGGTAAAGATCTACGTCGATAAAACGATGCACCTCTATCAGTCCATCGAGGTGCTGGAGAATTTTTTTCATATTACCTACATCAGGAATAAGGGGGCGGCTTTCGGTATTCTTTCAGGAGCAAACGAGAGTTTGAGGGTTCCCTTTTTCCTCACTGTTTCAGCCATTGCCGTTGTGGTCATTATTTACACAATTTATACTTACAGGGAAGAGTCACCGCTCTTCCCCTTTGCCATGGCAATGATTCTCGGTGGTGCTATAGGAAATGTGATAGATCGCATCAGGCTCGGTGAGGTTATCGACTATATTGACGTTCACTGGTATACCCACCACTGGCCTGCCTTTAACGTTGCCGATTCGGCCATTACCGCAGGTGTAGTGCTGTTAATCATTAGCATGCTTTTTGAACATAAAAAGGCGGAAAGTGAAGAGGAGAATAGCTGA